One Bacillota bacterium genomic region harbors:
- a CDS encoding ubiquinone/menaquinone biosynthesis methyltransferase, whose amino-acid sequence MDLQALGVPRDRRGRERYVREMFDSISSRYDLLNRLLSFWQDVLWRRSAAAQACALGARRVLDVATGTGDLALELSRRMGPGACVVGLDFAFGMMDVAKRKLNRRGAAGRPGGSVRLACANALFLPFADGSFDAAATAFAARNVADLHRYFAEMRRVVRPGGRVVCLELSHPRGRLWRRLYEFYFYRIVPRLGRWIIGRSGPYDYLPGSLTAFPDQDRLASIMEKAGLVSVRFKNLLGGIAAIHVGQVPPGRSEGEFGARLGQENGRGQWLRDSAGKSLQR is encoded by the coding sequence TTGGATCTTCAGGCGCTGGGGGTTCCCAGGGACCGTAGAGGCCGGGAACGGTACGTGCGGGAGATGTTCGACAGCATTTCCTCCCGCTACGACCTTCTCAACCGGCTCTTGAGCTTCTGGCAGGACGTGTTGTGGCGGCGCAGCGCTGCCGCGCAGGCGTGCGCTTTGGGCGCCAGGCGGGTGCTGGACGTTGCCACGGGTACGGGCGACCTCGCCCTGGAACTCTCGCGGCGCATGGGGCCAGGCGCTTGCGTGGTCGGGCTAGACTTTGCGTTCGGCATGATGGATGTGGCGAAGAGAAAGCTGAACCGGCGCGGCGCGGCAGGCCGCCCGGGCGGGAGCGTTCGGCTCGCGTGCGCCAACGCGCTTTTCCTCCCCTTTGCGGACGGTTCCTTCGATGCGGCCGCGACGGCCTTTGCGGCACGCAACGTGGCGGATCTGCACCGGTACTTTGCAGAAATGCGGCGGGTGGTGCGGCCCGGCGGGCGGGTCGTCTGCCTGGAGCTGTCGCACCCGCGCGGGCGGCTGTGGCGGCGGCTCTACGAGTTCTACTTTTACCGCATCGTGCCCCGCCTCGGCCGGTGGATCATCGGGCGGTCGGGGCCCTACGACTACCTCCCCGGGTCCCTGACCGCTTTCCCGGACCAGGACAGGCTGGCTTCCATCATGGAGAAGGCCGGGTTGGTTTCCGTTCGCTTCAAAAACCTTCTGGGCGGCATCGCTGCGATTCACGTGGGCCAGGTGCCGCCCGGGCGCTCGGAGGGCGAATTCGGGGCGCGGCTCGGCCAGGAGAACGGACGGGGTCAATGGCTCAGGGACAGCGCGGGCAAAAGCCTCCAGAGGTAG
- a CDS encoding redox-sensing transcriptional repressor Rex, whose product MMRWKKISDAVVRRLPLYLRVLEEAYQSGEVKLMSSHELGERAGVSPALVRKDLAWFGEFGKQGVGYEVSYLREELRKILNLDREIRIALVGVGSLGHALVRYNQQRYKDDTHFNLHIVALFDNDPSKVRTHLDGLYIYPMEALSQVAKEEHLQMAIVAVPAPAAQQVVDRCVEAGIKAILNFAPAKLVVPPGVHLANADVSLEMQRLAYYLSE is encoded by the coding sequence ATGATGCGCTGGAAAAAGATATCGGACGCGGTCGTGCGCCGGCTGCCGCTGTACCTGCGTGTCCTTGAGGAAGCCTATCAGAGCGGCGAGGTCAAGTTGATGTCCTCCCACGAACTGGGCGAGAGGGCTGGAGTGAGCCCGGCGCTGGTCCGCAAGGACCTGGCCTGGTTCGGGGAGTTTGGCAAGCAGGGCGTGGGCTACGAGGTCAGTTACCTTCGCGAAGAGCTGCGCAAGATCTTGAACCTGGATCGGGAGATCCGCATCGCGCTGGTCGGCGTCGGCAGCCTGGGTCATGCGCTCGTGCGTTACAACCAGCAGCGCTACAAGGACGACACCCACTTCAACTTACACATCGTGGCCCTGTTTGACAACGATCCCTCCAAGGTCCGGACGCACCTGGACGGGCTGTACATCTACCCCATGGAGGCGCTGTCGCAGGTTGCCAAAGAGGAGCACCTGCAGATGGCGATCGTGGCGGTTCCCGCGCCGGCGGCCCAGCAGGTGGTCGACCGGTGCGTGGAAGCCGGCATCAAGGCGATTCTCAACTTCGCACCGGCCAAGCTGGTGGTACCTCCAGGCGTCCACCTGGCCAACGCCGACGTGAGCCTGGAGATGCAGCGGCTGGCGTACTACCTGAGCGAGTAG